A section of the Castanea sativa cultivar Marrone di Chiusa Pesio chromosome 12, ASM4071231v1 genome encodes:
- the LOC142620068 gene encoding LOW QUALITY PROTEIN: peroxidase 66 (The sequence of the model RefSeq protein was modified relative to this genomic sequence to represent the inferred CDS: substituted 1 base at 1 genomic stop codon): MAVFAQKMHTLTTIFSLLLMASLSTALLDAHYYDKTCPQAENIILGTVYNASMHDPKVPARILRMFFHDCFIRGCDASVLLDSTPGNQAEKDGPPNISVRSFYMIDDAKTKLEMACPHTVSCADIITFAARDVVTMSGGPRWNVPKGRKDXRISKAAETINLPAPTFNVTQLIQSFAKRGIGAKDLVPLSGGHTLGFSHCSSFEARLHNFSSAHDTDPSMNSEFAQKLRKKCPKPNRDHSAGEFLDSTLSTFDNDYYRRLMAGKGVFGSDQALAGDYRTRWIVEAFAKDQSLFFKEFTASMVKLGNMGVIENGEVRLKCRVVN; this comes from the exons ATGGCTGTTTTTGCACAAAAAATGCACACACTCacaacaattttctctctcttactaATGGCTTCATTGTCAACAGCATTGCTGGATGCTCATTATTATGATAAAACATGTCCACAAGCTGAGAATATCATTTTAGGGACAGTTTATAATGCATCCATGCATGACCCTAAAGTTCCAGCTCGTATCCTGAGGATGTTCTTCCATGACTGTTTCATAAG GGGATGTGATGCCTCAGTGTTGCTGGACTCAACTCCAGGGAACCAAGCAGAGAAAGACGGACCTCCAAATATCTCAGTTCGATCATTTTACATGATTGATGATGCCAAAACTAAACTTGAAATGGCATGTCCACATACAGTTTCTTGTGCTGATATAATTACATTTGCAGCAAGAGATGTTGTAACCATG tctGGAGGGCCTCGTTGGAATGTGCCGAAAGGAAGGAAAGATTGAAGGATATCAAAAGCTGCAGAAACCATCAACTTACCAGCTCCAACCTTCAATGTAACCCAGCTCATTCAAAGCTTTGCCAAAAGAGGTATAGGAGCCAAAGATTTGGTTCCTCTATCAGGAGGTCACACCCTCGGCTTTTCACATTGTTCTTCTTTTGAAGCCAGGCTACATAACTTTAGTTCAGCACATGACACTGACCCCAGTATGAATAGTGAGTTTGCGCAAAAGCTAAGAAAGAAATGCCCAAAACCAAACAGGGATCACAGCGCTGGGGAGTTCTTGGACTCAACCTTGTCAACTTTTGATAATGACTATTATAGGAGACTGATGGCTGGAAAGGGTGTTTTTGGATCGGATCAAGCACTAGCTGGTGACTATAGGACTAGGTGGATTGTTGAAGCATTTGCTAAGGATCAAAGTTTATTCTTTAAGGAGTTCACGGCTTCAATGGTGAAACTAGGGAACATGGGGGTTATTGAAAATGGTGAAGTTAGGCTGAAATGCAGAGTGGTGAATTGA
- the LOC142620067 gene encoding uncharacterized protein LOC142620067, which produces MAETSEKKKRRMAEKKEADTKKQKNPTLTTSKWPLIKPKQNLQITHLKDTDLFTVQNFFTSAESKAFIKAAESIGFVHQGSLGPTKGEAYRDNDRISVNDPVLAETIWESGLHKLFSDIKIRGKVAVGLNPNIRFYRYKVGQRFGRHIDESADLDEGKRTHYTLLIYLSGGLKPKAKTDLSSPKDPSSELLVGGETVFYGSRNAVVAEVVPTEGMALLHIHGAKCMLHEARNVAKGVKYVFRSDVAFA; this is translated from the exons ATGGCAGAAACAtcagagaaaaagaagagaagaatgGCAGAGAAAAAAGAAGCAGATACCAAGAAACAGAAGAACCCAACATTAACAACATCAAAGTGGCCTCTCATCAAACCCAAACAGAACCTGCAGATCACTCACCTCAAAGATACAGATCTTTTTACT GTGCAGAATTTCTTCACATCTGCTGAATCAAAGGCATTTATTAAAGCTGCAGAGTCTATTGGTTTTGTCCACCAAGGGAGTCTTGGTCCAACAAAAGGTGAAGCTTACAGAGATAATGATCGAATCTCTGTGAATGATCCTGTTCTTGCAGAAACAATATGGGAGTCTGGACTACACAAACTTTTTTCGGATATTAAAATTCGAGGAAAGGTTGCTGTTGGTTTGAATCCAAATATCAGGTTCTACAG GTACAAGGTTGGTCAACGCTTTGGACGGCATATTGATGAAAGTGCTGATCTTGATGAGGGAAAGAGAACCCATTATACTTTGTTAATATATTTAAGTGGTGGTCTTAAACCCAAAGCCAAAACTGATTTGAGCAGCCCCAAGGATCCTTCCTCAGAGCTTCTAGTTGGAGGAGAGACCGTCTTCTATGGTTCAAGGAATGCTGTTGTGGCTGAG GTGGTTCCCACTGAAGGGATGGCTCTCCTACATATTCATGGGGCTAAGTGTATGTTGCATGAAGCCCGTAATGTTGCAAAGGGTGTTAAGTATGTCTTCCGTTCAGATGTAGCATTTGCCTGA